The Colius striatus isolate bColStr4 chromosome 8, bColStr4.1.hap1, whole genome shotgun sequence genome includes the window CTACTTTTACTATTTAATGTTTTAGAgtgttttttaattatctttgtttttttttcctgaggtttCAAGTTCCTTAGCAAgaacttaaaaaacccaaatcaagaGTTTTTACTGTAAAGCATAATTTGTTGGCCTCCTTACTGCTTGGCCTTAACTACCGTGTTGTCTATCAGTTCACCAAATGCTGCTATTTGGAGTGGAATAACAACCTAtcttcatttctgctttctgaaaacTGTCACCTATTCAGATTTAGTGTTTTTGGCAAGAAGGTACCTCTTTCTGTTACTCCCGTTCACAAAAAGGCTGACGGTTCCAAGTCTCCAACCTTGTGTTCTCCAGAGAGCGAAGAAGGTGAAGATGGAATAATTGTCTCTGAAGGTGTAATGGAGGAGTATTTAGCATTTGACTGCAGAGATGTGTAGGTATTGAACTAACACCCGTGTCCTGAAATTCCTGCtgttaaaatataaatgtatttgaTGTTAGTTGATAAAGTACTtgatgaattattttttttcttatctttcctCTAGAGAACCTGCAAAGGCATGTGGTTACTAGGGCACAGGGTGTCTCCCCAGTCTATTCCCTACAGCCATTCATTTTGGTagttttttttgatttttttacttttttatgcTAGCCATTTTTGTGCCCAGTTTAAATAGTTCATTCTGTCATAGCTAAGAGCTTGCTATCTACTGGCATACTTAATAAAACTTGTTGAAATGCCATTCCTGTTTTAGAACTAAGTCAAATTCATTGTTGTTTGTTAGGCAGTAGCAGTgtgctgctttggttttgtaCTAGTGTTTTGGGTAGAATGATACCTTTCCAGATTTCCAGAGGTAATTTAAGAATTAAGAGTGGATTTGATGCTTGCCAAATAAATAATTACCGCTACTTTTATCTTAAGAAGAAAGGATTAAAGTTGGCATAAAGAGGGTTCTTTTTACTCCTTTACTTTATTCAACTCAACAATATGAACATATGGCCTGGGTAAGTACTCTGGAAGGTACTGTTAGTTCCTAATGACTTAACTGGTTTTAGTAAATAGAGCCACTTAGCTGCATGGACCATGGGATTCAAATTGGTAGGTGGCTTGCATTGACCAGGCCAGAGAGACATTGCTGCAGCAAACAATATGGCTGTCTGTATATAACAGCTTTTTTCTAGTGctatctcttttattttttcccttccaggTATGTAGATTTTTGATGTTCAGTACTAACTCAGGGAGCAGATGTGAAGGCTGTAACAAATGTGCTTGAATCAGTATTACTTCCTCCCTTCTATAAGGTTTCTTTCAGCACATAAACACAAACTTTTTTGAGCAGTTGTCATCCAGGTTTCACAATTCAGAATACCTCTTTGAAACAGAGGCAACTTGCTGCTGGGAATTAGGGTTTGTCTCCCCTCTCATTGATTACCTTTACTTGTCTAAAACTGAATGATGCGTGTGTCCTGAACACCTCCTGGCCGTtcagcagcccgtgcagggtgGCACGAAACACTCACCAATAGCAACAGTCCTCTCTCTTGTCTCTTCAGGATTCTGTAGTGATGTTAGACACAGAGTCTAACAATGTAATGAACAAATATCACTGTagttattaacatttatttttaaaatgaacttttaTCTCCttggaaaattatttattattcattaagTATCATTTATAGCCATTTTGTACAGGGAAACCAAAGTGTGCAGTAATCAGGTGATTCAGTCATCTCTCATTTAGGTCAGTGGTAGattctgaaagaaacaaaaggtcAGGTGCCCAGTGTATAGaaactttcttctttcagtgttAGACTTTTATTTGATACTGCTGTTTATGAAACTATCAGTGTTCAGAAATGATACAGTGTGATAAATACAAAACTTCTGAAATGATGTCTTCAAGCTATCCTGCCTTGATCTATTGCaatttcagagaaaacagaaacaaatgcaGCCTTAGCTGGTGTTTTAATCCTGTTAAATAAATGCAACAAAATATGAGacaaataaaatgtgtttctgGCATGGGTAATGCTTATGTTTTCACAGGGAGGAGGAATTGCATGAGAGGAAAATGGAACTGTCCTTGGGTAGACGGAAACTGGGGTTTCCTCCCATCTCTCCGTATTCCTGCACGAAGGATTCTGTGCTCTCATTTGTGTTTGATGATGTGTGGAGTGAAGTCTTAGGCTGCATGGAAGAATTAATCTGTAGGCACTGGGAAGGGTCAGCCTCTGGTAAGGATTCCAATTAAACTGTACATTCAAAAGGGAATTTCAGTTACCTAATGTTGCAAGGATGCAATAAGAGGGAATGTATTTGGGAATAACCTCTTTTGATGGGGTAAGGTTATTTTGCTAACAAGTCTGAGGCACGCTTTCAAATGATTCAATACAGCTTAGCATCTGAGAGgactctctttaaaaaatttgTATTCATAGCACTGTCCACCACTATCAATGCCAACAGTCTGTACTGACAGGAATTCTCTCTTGCTTTGTgtagatgatgagaaaaatatcatAACAGTAGAAACAATCAGAGCAGATGCTGGAAGCCCTTTGCAGTTTGATCCTCTGCCAGTGTTGTTACCTCCTGTGCCACAAATTAAAATGCCCTCAGTGACATCAAATCTGGTAAGTATTTTTAGCCAGCTGGTTTGTACAGGGACAAATCAATACGGTGCTACCTAAGCAAATGGATTTGAGTCTGTCAGGAGACTGTTTAGATACAGAACTTGTTTGTATCTTGTATGAATGCTGACTGTCCTTTCTAATACTTCAGTTATTCCTCAGTTGCACATTTTAATTCctacttttctctttaaaacttACTATTTTATACGTGTATTGGACAACCATGTGGTGACTGTTCATTATGGAAGTGTAGAAAGAACATCATTAATGTTTGAACTACATTGTGAGATTGAGGATTGTGTGTGTGAGATCCCATTCTCACTAGCTTATCTATAGCTAACTCACCAGGCAACAGAGGAGAAATCTCTGCAGCTGTAAAAGACACTGAATTTGACTGTATAATCTGCTTCTAGAGCAGTGAGCACCAAAGTATTACCTGTTGAATCCATTTTAATTGAACTCTTTCCTTcttatttcttcctcctttattTTTACCCCCTGCCTCTTCCTCATGTTGCCCTTACTGTATGTGTAGTGCCCAAAACCCAGAGGTGGCcgcaaaagcaaaaagaggagaaaaacaccTCAAGTATGTATGCTGGAGAGATTAAAGCTTtacagttttctgtttgctatAGTTACGGTGGGTGGaatttgttgtttttctaaatCAGTCTGTATTCCAGCAAAGGAGTTTGTAGTTCTGTTCTTGATATAAAATATCAACACATGCTGAAAATGAGTTTCTGAAAGCTTCTGATAATAGCCAATGTTGAAAGGTCCTGGTATGCAAATAAGCAGCTCAGCTGAAAAAGTATTAAATATACTATAGCATGGTAGAATATGTTTTGCAAGAAATAATGAATGCTACAATGCCTGTCTTTAGATGGGGAAATAAGATAAGTATCTATCTGGATGTCatggaagaaattaatttctttcctccAAAATGATTTACAAGGACATCTGTAAATGTATGTGTATGTCTCTGCCAAATGgtaatttacttattttttaaactttcaggTAAATCTCTCTCCAGGGTCAGGCAGTGTCTCTCAACGTAATCTAAATGGCTTGATGGTGATCCATGGGATCCAGTTACACCAAAGGAATCTGCCCGCAGTGGAGAGAACACTGTAAGAACTATAGATCACATGTTGTAAATTAAAGCATTGTTGACGGTGAGCGGGATTCAACTCCAAACATTGTGAAATAACTTTCTAGACTGGACAAAGCAATTCTCAATCATTTTCCTGCTTGTTTATCTATTCATCCTCTTTGAAACAATGTATTTCTAGTACAAGTTTGCTGTTTGATTCCTGCTGGTTTACCACTTAGTTAATGGCTGTGGTGTTACTCTTGGCAATAACTGACATCCTGAAAAGAGGAAGCacagaaagagacagagaaactgATTTGCTCATCTAGAAGTGGATTTATAACTAGGCTCTGGGTGTGAAAACTGGTGTGTAAAGTATGGGGTTCTTTTAATCTCTTCTGGATTATTTTGTACTTTTATATGGTAATCTTGAATTAGAAAGTTCACAGTTTAGTTTTCATAAAATAACAataggcttttttcttttctatcccCTATTCTTTTATAATTTGACTGCAAGTTATTttatacactttaaaaaataaatgaaaatgtcatcTGCACCCACACATTATATTGTTCATGTCAGGTGCAGATGAGTCCTTTGGCAACAGAGTGGTTATCAGTCACGCTGACCATCTCTCTCTTGGTTTTGTAATTCTTTTGTTAGGGACCTGGATGACAAACGTCCAGGCTCCAGTTCCATCCTGTCTACCAGAGTGTGGCCAAACTGTCCTCTAGAGCTGaccacctcctccctgccccattcTGCACGGAGGCGCAACCTGCCCCCCCGCAGCCTGCATCCCATTGCTGCCAGCCATCCACGCACCGGGACCTCGGCCTCGGGGGACGATGCCTTCCGAGGAACTCGATTGTACGTTTCAAAACCAGTTTCTCACCCTAAGGTACCATCGAGAAAGCCAGCTTACACAAAAACTATGCAGTTCAATAGCAAGAAGAGCTGTTTGATTCAAGACATTAACTCCCTACTAAAGCACAGTCTCCCCTGAGAAAGCAGAGTTGCTAAATTTCATGTTTACTGTGCCATAAGCTGCAATTCAATGCAGATAGTTTTGTACACCAAATATAGGCCTTAGTCTGTCCAgtacaagcaaagcaaatacCACCCTCTCTTTCTTGACATTGGCTTTCTTCTTCTATAGCCTACTTGCAAGATGAACTTAAAAGCCTATAGTTTTTGGAGGTCAAACTGCCTGTTGCTATCCTAGCCCAGACAGGGCTATGAAGAAGGTGCTCATCTTAGGTTATGACTGACCAAAGGATTCCACATGAACTCAGTGAACACTCCATCGTGTCTAGAAtatcttggttttgtttggcaTAGTGATCTGACTGAATGTAGTCATTTACAGGGACCACAAGTTACTAGGAAACAATACTCTGGTCTTCCATATGAGTTGTAAATTGCCATAGTTCCCTTCTAGTTTGCATCCAACCTGTTATTTTTGGTACTGTTCAAAGACTTTTTCCTTGTCCCTTCACAACTGATGTTTCTACTTCGGTATTTTATGCTtctcgtagaatcatagaatggtaggggttggaagggacctttagagatcatctagtccaacctccctttTATGACCATATATTTTTAACTGTATGTATAGAGCACtaggaaagtatttttttaaatgctgattaGTTTCAAGCTTTTTTAATCTACTCTTACAGAACATCCTTCCTTCGGTCAACTCCAGAATGCATATGGAGCTAAAGCCCCTTGATCATTCCTAGCACTTCTCACACATACAATATTATGTAGACAGCTGCCACATGAAAAGGCTATATATGTAGAAAACAGAGTACTTATCCTTTTACATTCCTCCTGGGACTAAAACTTAATTAATTTTGTAGTTTGTGCAATTAGATTGGTTTGTCTCCCTTCTACAGGATTCTAAAAGCCTCTTGCACTTGTTCCTTCGAATACTCAAAATAAGGAGAAGGCAGAAGCCTTGGTTCACCCCCAGGTGGTTTATTTGATGCTTGTCATAAATAAAAGAGCTAcattatgcattttttttttacttgctctGCTTAAAATAAGGCCCATTGCTGTTTTCTAGGCTCATTATCCTCAGTTGGGAGGCTGAAGTTAGCAGTCAGTAGTACATCATTCTAAAGGACATgaacaaagagcagaaaataacACTGTTGTCTGGAAGTGGGCAGACAGAATTCTACCATTGTATGGCAACTGCCCATGAAGTCACCTGAACACATACAAACTTTTAGTCTGCAGTACTAGCCCCAGAGCACACTCCTTCCAAATGGACTGGATGAAGTGCATTTTAACCACCACTACCTTTATATACACCCATTACCAGGATTGCTCCTGGTGTACATTCTTGTTAATGggtgaaaaatatttctgccaAACTTTAAATAATCTCCTCCAGTCAGCCCTCACACCAGCATCTCATGCATGATTCTGCAACCTTTGCTCTTAGGTTTAACATTGTTTACATAATGCCAAACAGTCAATGCTGTAAGTTACACAAGGCCGAACATGtaaactgtttttcctgttcttaCTGGTGTGTTTCAGTCTGACTGCACGTGAGCAGCTGACCTCACCCTCCTCACTGCCACTAAGCCGAAATAATCTCCTACCGCCGATTGCTCCCACCAGTGTGTTAGAGCACGTGAGCACTGCAGGATCCCAGAGGCAAACGGTAACAGGCACAACTTCCTTTTATTATTGAATAGTCTGAAATTGAAAACACTGCTGATCAAATTGTCAAACCCAAGAAttcaaatttatttcttatctTGTGGCAGCAACTGAAACGGATGCACAAGAAAAAGTTGCATGAGTTTTGACTAAGAGCCACCCTCCAGAGTTGCATGCCTTAATTTCAGTTaatgccagatttttttttaatagaatcatagaattgtaggggtgttggaagggacctctaaagattagtcccccctgctcaagcaggtccacctagatcaggtcacacaggaacacatccaggtgggtttgaaaacctccagagaaggagactccacacactccctgggcagcctgtgccagggctccctcaccctcacattaaaaaattttttcctgaggtttaagtgggactttttgtgttcgaGCTTTTGtgcattat containing:
- the FAM149B1 gene encoding primary cilium assembly protein FAM149B1, whose translation is MISRYTRKPVPPGALETHGLPKHALRHHPLPEARAEVCPAAPTAQKYSHISRKSEIRKESNYPSDTPSDHEGSWSAGQSYTDISTEDSSAFSWGYDEFDKAATQQVQQMFRQIDELLYEQKESVYVKGLREECHQWTANFPHLRVVGKQIVIPTDEGYGWYSSSPSGSLGSSDVTSPQEKDPNEFSVFGKKVPLSVTPVHKKADGSKSPTLCSPESEEGEDGIIVSEGVMEEYLAFDCRDVEEELHERKMELSLGRRKLGFPPISPYSCTKDSVLSFVFDDVWSEVLGCMEELICRHWEGSASDDEKNIITVETIRADAGSPLQFDPLPVLLPPVPQIKMPSVTSNLCPKPRGGRKSKKRRKTPQVNLSPGSGSVSQRNLNGLMVIHGIQLHQRNLPAVERTLDLDDKRPGSSSILSTRVWPNCPLELTTSSLPHSARRRNLPPRSLHPIAASHPRTGTSASGDDAFRGTRFLTAREQLTSPSSLPLSRNNLLPPIAPTSVLEHVSTAGSQRQTKSRGNSSRAPSVTTQEETHQQLQGRLSLPAHFPKPSTTNTFSPDPQHRHSCTVIDYGHQFWTRRGSTGSGLQLHGSVKAHSRSGSVTKSKQGF